A genome region from Gemmatimonadota bacterium includes the following:
- a CDS encoding M20/M25/M40 family metallo-hydrolase, protein MLTVAERDGNTVSVERGLYLTELKRPVTREAVIARLDADRAGEVSLRDRGITSFAPIAAKVRAVTTQVDVGRVYGYEKALFDFDSKHISQPGNAKAIDYLLATYKSFGYDAQPQWFSPQGALGGKTANVLAVLKGTENPELVYVVSSHFDSRAEGPGADDNTSGTAALLEAARVMARHPQPATIVFASFTGEESGLLGSREYVRRAVADSVKLVGALNNDMLGWANDHHLDNTIRYSNPGIRDIQHAAAARSRR, encoded by the coding sequence GTGCTCACCGTGGCCGAGCGCGATGGCAACACCGTGAGCGTGGAACGCGGCCTCTACCTGACCGAGTTGAAGCGGCCCGTGACGCGGGAGGCGGTGATCGCGCGGCTCGACGCCGACCGTGCCGGCGAGGTGTCGCTGCGTGACCGCGGCATCACCTCGTTTGCGCCGATTGCGGCCAAGGTCCGCGCCGTGACGACGCAGGTCGATGTGGGCCGTGTGTACGGCTACGAGAAGGCGCTCTTCGACTTCGACTCGAAGCACATCTCGCAGCCTGGCAACGCCAAGGCGATCGACTACCTCCTCGCGACCTACAAGAGCTTCGGCTACGACGCCCAGCCGCAGTGGTTCTCGCCGCAGGGCGCGTTGGGTGGGAAGACGGCGAACGTCCTCGCAGTGCTCAAGGGGACGGAGAATCCGGAACTGGTGTACGTGGTGAGTTCGCACTTCGACTCGCGCGCCGAGGGGCCGGGCGCAGACGACAACACCTCGGGAACGGCGGCGCTGCTCGAGGCGGCGCGTGTCATGGCCAGGCATCCGCAGCCGGCGACGATCGTCTTCGCCTCCTTCACCGGCGAGGAGTCGGGATTGCTCGGGTCGCGCGAGTACGTGCGCCGCGCGGTGGCCGACTCGGTCAAGCTCGTCGGTGCGCTCAACAACGACATGCTCGGCTGGGCCAACGACCATCACCTCGACAACACCATCCGTTACTCCAACCCCGGCATCCGCGACATCCAGCACGCCGCCGCGGCGCGTTCTCGTCGATGA